CCAATTTGTTCCATGGTTGTTTGTGCATCAGCCAAAAAGAATCCTTCGCTCTTTCTTTTATACCCTCTACTCAATGTGGTTGTTTGATATTGATCTTTCAACAAGCGGATAATGTACTCCACCATAGGCGTTTTTCCAGTTCCACCCACACTGAGGTTTCCAACTACAATCGTCGGAATAGCAAAGGAAGTACGCTTGAATATACCAATCGTATACAACCAATTGCGCAAACTGGTAATGCCCCCATAAAGGATAGCAAAAGGAAAAAGTAAAAGGCGAAGTAATTTCATCCTACGAAAGTATCAATTTTTTTAGCTTTTAGAAAGAAATACAGCGATTACCTTGCCTTCGTTTTTGAATCAATAAAGAGAAATTCTTGTTTTGCAATGTAGTTGATTTAATTTCTATTTGGTTCCTTTTATTTTTTAACACATTCATTTTTTTCCTTACATTCAATTAAAATTAACAGTAAACGATGATTATTGACTCAATAGAAAGAGAGTCTTCTTGTTGTTTTCAACTTGAGCAGGGGATTTTGTATCTTTGAAAAAGAAATAAAGCACAGAACGATAATTGAATATGAAAGTAAAAAATATTATCCCGATTTTAGAAGAATTAGCCCCTTTGGGCTACGCAGAGGATTTTGATAACGTTGGACTCTTGGTTGGTAGTCCTGAACAAGAAGTAAGCGGTATTTTGGTGTGTCACGATGCATTGGAAAACGTAGTGGAGGAAGCAATAGCACAAAACTGTAACTTCATCGTTTGTTTTCATCCGATTCTTTTTTCGGGATTGAAGAAAATTACAGGAAAGAATTACGTTGAACGCGCGGTGATTAAAGCAATAAAAAACGACATTGCTATTTACGCCATTCACACGGCTTTAGACAATCACCAAGAAGGGGTGAATAAAATATTTTGCACGACCTTAGGTTTAGAGCAAACCCGAATCTTGATACCCAAAGAGCAGTACATTCAGAAATTAGTGACGTATGTACCTATACAACACACAGAAAAGGTACGCCAAGCTTTATTTGCTGCAGGAGCAGGAGCAATTGGAAACTATGATCATTGTAGTTTTATATCAGAAGGAAAAGGCAGTTTTAGAGGAAATGAGCACAGCAATCCCGTTATTGGACAAGCAGGAGTAGAGGAGATAGTAGAAGAACACAAGGTTGAGGTGACCTATGAAAAACACCTACAAGGAAAAGTGTTGAGTGCCTTGTTTCAAGCGCACCCTTATGAAGAAGTAGCCTATGAGGTTTATAATCTAGCCAATAAATTGCAAAACGTTGGAATGGGAATGATTGGTGAATTGAAAGAACCGATGGACGAAATCGCCTTTTTGCAAATGGTAAAAGAAAAAACAGGTACAGGAGGAATTCGCCATAGTGCCTTATTAAACAAACCCATTCAAAAAGTTGCGGTGTTGGGTGGTTCAGGAAGTTTTGCTATAAAAGCAGCCTTACAACAAAAAGCAGATGCATTTATCACGGCAGATTTAAAATACCATCAATTTTATGAGGTTGAAAATCAGCTAGTTTTAGCCGATATTGGTCATTTTGAGAGTGAAAGATATACAAAAAATTATATAGTTGAGTTTCTTTCAAAAAAAATGCCTAATTTTGCAGTTATTTTATCAACAGTAAATACGAATCCAGTTAACTACTTATAACGATGACAAAGAAAAAAGAATTAACGGTTGAAGAGAAATTAAGAGCGCTTTACGACTTACAATTGATTGACTCAAGAATCGATGAAATCAGAAATATGAGAGGAGAGCTACCTCTTGAAGTTGAAGACCTAAAAGACGAAGTTGCTGGACTTAACAAACGCTTAGAAAAACTTCATGCAGATTTAAATAGCATCGAAAGTGGTATCAAAGAAAAAAAGAATGCCATTGAAGAGTTTAAAGAAGCAATTAAAAAGTACACTGAGCAACAAAACGAAGTGAAAAATAACAGAGAGTTCAACTCTTTAGAAAAAGAGATTGAATTTCAAAAGTTAGAAATCGAACTTGCTGAAAAACACATCCGTGAAATGAAAGTAAGTATCGAGAATAAAAAGAGCAACATTGCACAAACAGATGAGCGTTTAGCTGCACGTAATGAACACTTAACTCATATTGAGGCTGAGTTGAAAAACATTATGTCAGAAACAGAACGCGAAGAGCAAACGTTGTTAGCTAAATCAGACGAGTTCAAAGAAGATATTGAAGATCGTTTGTTAAATGCTTATATGAGAATTAGAGGCGGAGTGAAAAACGGATTAGCAGTTGTTTCAATTGAAAGAGGAGCTTCTGTAGGATCTTACTTTACTATTCCACCACAAACGCAAGTAGAAATTGCGGCACG
The window above is part of the Myroides odoratus DSM 2801 genome. Proteins encoded here:
- a CDS encoding Nif3-like dinuclear metal center hexameric protein; protein product: MKVKNIIPILEELAPLGYAEDFDNVGLLVGSPEQEVSGILVCHDALENVVEEAIAQNCNFIVCFHPILFSGLKKITGKNYVERAVIKAIKNDIAIYAIHTALDNHQEGVNKIFCTTLGLEQTRILIPKEQYIQKLVTYVPIQHTEKVRQALFAAGAGAIGNYDHCSFISEGKGSFRGNEHSNPVIGQAGVEEIVEEHKVEVTYEKHLQGKVLSALFQAHPYEEVAYEVYNLANKLQNVGMGMIGELKEPMDEIAFLQMVKEKTGTGGIRHSALLNKPIQKVAVLGGSGSFAIKAALQQKADAFITADLKYHQFYEVENQLVLADIGHFESERYTKNYIVEFLSKKMPNFAVILSTVNTNPVNYL
- a CDS encoding zinc ribbon domain-containing protein, producing MTKKKELTVEEKLRALYDLQLIDSRIDEIRNMRGELPLEVEDLKDEVAGLNKRLEKLHADLNSIESGIKEKKNAIEEFKEAIKKYTEQQNEVKNNREFNSLEKEIEFQKLEIELAEKHIREMKVSIENKKSNIAQTDERLAARNEHLTHIEAELKNIMSETEREEQTLLAKSDEFKEDIEDRLLNAYMRIRGGVKNGLAVVSIERGASVGSYFTIPPQTQVEIAARKKIITDEHSGRILVDSALAEEEREKIDAIIASLK